In a genomic window of Chryseobacterium sp. G0162:
- a CDS encoding porin, which translates to MGWFSANAQIQDSLQTTPQPQEEDHVKYPQLQIKGLFQARYLVGMSKDVDVNGLHHSDGSGTSNNFMLKYMRIQVRAQISKRTEVVALANLADFKNDPKSRVLENAYLKYTFSPKLAFTVGQFRPWFGIEETYPIDIIKSLDWSNQYSEFGKLGWTSFQIGLSATGQVQLGEIPLQYAVSVVNGNGKNQINDNDNGKQYSTRLLFGLSKKYNFNVGLNGGIGEVFSKKVYAVGVDLSSMIHFDPKWSLDMQLEAKQATNHVLYNSIAPEVRPDNPDQYLVRGVYFLPNLRYEINHKNLSAFELSCRYEYLDTNFRMASNPRQTITPMVGLEFLKNYGARIQLGVQFDRYKYQVENTSQYNNNLFIVQVQSRF; encoded by the coding sequence ATGGGCTGGTTTTCAGCAAATGCACAAATACAAGACTCTCTACAGACCACCCCCCAACCACAAGAAGAAGATCATGTAAAATATCCTCAGCTTCAGATCAAAGGACTTTTTCAGGCACGTTATCTGGTAGGAATGAGCAAGGATGTTGACGTCAACGGACTTCATCATTCTGACGGATCAGGAACCAGCAATAATTTCATGCTGAAATACATGAGGATTCAGGTACGGGCACAAATCAGTAAGCGTACTGAAGTTGTTGCATTGGCCAACCTTGCCGACTTTAAAAACGATCCTAAAAGCAGAGTTCTTGAAAATGCTTATCTGAAATATACCTTCAGTCCCAAGTTGGCATTCACTGTGGGCCAGTTCAGACCCTGGTTTGGTATTGAGGAGACTTATCCTATCGATATTATTAAATCCCTGGACTGGTCTAATCAGTATTCCGAATTTGGGAAACTGGGCTGGACGAGTTTCCAGATAGGGCTTTCTGCCACAGGACAAGTACAATTAGGAGAAATTCCACTCCAATATGCTGTGTCTGTAGTGAATGGAAACGGGAAAAACCAAATCAATGATAATGACAATGGGAAACAATATTCTACCCGTTTACTTTTCGGATTATCCAAGAAATACAATTTCAATGTGGGCTTAAATGGAGGAATTGGCGAAGTTTTCAGCAAAAAAGTATATGCTGTAGGCGTCGACCTCAGCTCAATGATTCATTTTGATCCCAAATGGAGTCTTGATATGCAACTGGAAGCTAAACAGGCGACCAACCATGTTCTGTACAATTCTATTGCTCCTGAAGTCAGACCAGATAATCCAGATCAATACCTTGTTCGAGGAGTTTATTTCCTTCCGAATCTGAGATACGAGATTAACCATAAAAACCTGAGCGCTTTTGAATTATCTTGCCGATACGAATACCTGGACACCAATTTCAGAATGGCATCCAACCCCAGACAGACCATTACACCAATGGTAGGACTGGAATTTCTGAAAAACTATGGTGCCAGAATTCAGCTAGGCGTACAGTTCGATCGCTATAAATATCAGGTAGAAAATACCAGCCAATACAACAACAATCTATTCATAGTGCAAGTACAAAGTAGATTTTAA
- a CDS encoding Crp/Fnr family transcriptional regulator — MENLLTYIRSLTPFSDESWTLLQAALSEKQYKKNELILKEGEICQSLFYIDKGYCKSYYEINGVTKNTDFFFENEIATNINSFGSGKPSEFNMMACEELHVVIFNKEILFKIAAQYIEIESLGRHCIRQIAYKQEEFANLFKLYSAQERLEYLEKKHPEILQRVPLSQLASFLGVARETLSRIRKRRISQ; from the coding sequence ATGGAAAACCTTCTTACCTATATCCGTTCTCTCACTCCATTTTCAGATGAAAGCTGGACATTACTTCAAGCTGCACTCTCCGAAAAACAATATAAAAAGAATGAACTGATCTTAAAGGAAGGCGAAATATGTCAATCATTATTTTACATTGATAAAGGATATTGTAAGTCTTATTATGAAATCAATGGCGTAACAAAAAACACTGATTTCTTTTTTGAAAATGAAATTGCAACCAATATCAATAGTTTTGGCAGTGGAAAACCTTCTGAATTCAATATGATGGCTTGTGAAGAATTACATGTTGTTATCTTTAATAAAGAAATACTCTTTAAAATTGCAGCACAATACATTGAAATAGAATCTCTGGGGCGTCATTGTATTCGACAAATTGCTTACAAACAGGAAGAGTTCGCCAACCTCTTCAAACTGTATTCAGCGCAGGAAAGACTTGAATATCTTGAAAAAAAACATCCAGAGATATTACAAAGAGTTCCGTTGTCCCAACTGGCTTCATTTCTGGGAGTAGCCAGAGAAACATTAAGCAGGATCAGGAAACGGAGAATTTCTCAATAA
- a CDS encoding biliverdin-producing heme oxygenase, translating to MVSEYLKQNTADYHDAAEKLFNSEKIFNKTFTLEDYKKIIHTNYLMLLHSEDKIFNSLSEKYADKLQLADRKKLPLIEKDLESLSLENQLASHPLEFENEHEALGAMYVIEGSTLGGNVIAKQLSKTEGFDAVTFNFFGCYQENTGPMWKNFKEVLDTEVTEEKYGEVLSGAKKLYSFLLNVN from the coding sequence ATGGTATCAGAATATCTTAAACAAAATACAGCAGATTATCACGACGCAGCCGAAAAACTTTTTAATTCTGAAAAGATTTTTAATAAAACCTTTACTTTAGAAGATTATAAAAAGATCATTCATACCAATTACTTGATGCTTCTTCACAGTGAAGATAAAATATTCAACAGCCTTTCTGAAAAGTATGCTGATAAGCTTCAGCTTGCCGATAGAAAAAAGCTTCCTCTTATTGAAAAAGACCTTGAAAGTCTTTCTTTGGAAAATCAGTTGGCATCTCACCCTCTTGAATTTGAGAATGAACATGAAGCTCTGGGAGCAATGTATGTGATTGAAGGTTCTACATTGGGTGGAAATGTAATCGCCAAGCAGCTTTCTAAAACGGAAGGTTTTGATGCGGTGACTTTTAACTTCTTCGGATGCTATCAGGAAAATACGGGACCCATGTGGAAGAACTTTAAGGAGGTTTTGGATACTGAAGTGACAGAGGAAAAGTATGGAGAAGTGCTATCTGGCGCGAAAAAGCTGTACTCATTTTTACTGAACGTCAACTAA
- a CDS encoding DUF1963 domain-containing protein produces the protein MDNRIQEIKDKIEIPATEFFTGGFRPLNVLEESWIGRVFAYAEDEEIPLDKNGDPMMPLIQFYLPNQPFVPELIKDKKLITVFISQDFPRMLEKMGDNWVIREYDDLENIVIKDLQSPVSYLKPFPLRSELYPKDAPLWDGGGIEDIDYNLISEIVKLEREGHFNSYFDIIKHCYSTKLGGYPSFCQPGIGFKDGFGKGFEFVFQVSSDNKAHLNVIDSGSFMFAKNKETGEWSLYYDFY, from the coding sequence ATGGATAACAGAATTCAGGAAATTAAAGATAAAATAGAAATACCTGCTACAGAATTTTTTACTGGTGGTTTCAGACCTCTTAATGTTTTAGAAGAATCATGGATCGGGCGGGTATTTGCCTATGCTGAAGATGAAGAGATTCCTTTGGATAAAAATGGAGATCCTATGATGCCGCTTATCCAGTTCTATCTTCCCAACCAGCCTTTTGTACCGGAATTGATAAAGGACAAAAAATTAATTACCGTATTTATTTCTCAGGATTTTCCGAGAATGCTTGAAAAAATGGGTGACAATTGGGTAATTCGGGAATATGATGATCTGGAGAATATTGTCATCAAGGATTTGCAAAGTCCGGTTTCTTATTTAAAACCATTTCCACTACGCTCCGAATTATATCCTAAAGATGCCCCTTTATGGGATGGTGGCGGAATTGAAGATATAGATTACAACTTAATCTCTGAAATTGTTAAACTTGAAAGAGAAGGGCATTTCAACAGCTATTTTGACATCATTAAGCACTGTTATAGTACTAAATTGGGTGGTTACCCATCATTCTGTCAGCCCGGCATTGGTTTCAAAGATGGTTTCGGAAAAGGGTTTGAATTTGTTTTTCAGGTGTCTTCAGATAATAAAGCGCATTTGAATGTGATTGACAGTGGAAGCTTTATGTTTGCGAAGAATAAAGAGACTGGGGAGTGGAGCTTGTACTATGATTTTTATTAA
- a CDS encoding linear amide C-N hydrolase produces MKKFPLILFSLVLSIGLWNPSEACTRVVYKGPENTILTARSMDWRDEIPANLWVFPKGIDRNGQTGPKSVKWTSKYGSIISSSWDIASADGMNEKGLVANMLWLGESQYPKFDPKGGKKGLAISLWAQYYLDNFSTVKEAVEFSKKEPFVVVSDYIPGTERFTTIHLSISDATGDNAVFEYINGKLVIHHDPSYTVMTNSPIFEEQLALNNYWKGIPGTVMLPGTNRAADRFVRASYYINAIPKTTDPRTAVASVFGVIRNCSVPYGITSPTEPNISSTRWRSVSDQKNLVYYFETVFTPNTFWVDLKDFDLSAKGKVMKLDLSNYQTYNGKSNTNFKETPSFKFLGLE; encoded by the coding sequence ATGAAAAAGTTCCCATTAATTTTATTTTCTCTTGTCCTTTCAATAGGATTATGGAATCCATCAGAAGCGTGTACCCGCGTGGTGTACAAAGGTCCGGAAAATACAATTCTTACAGCTCGCTCTATGGACTGGCGTGATGAGATTCCCGCTAATCTCTGGGTTTTTCCAAAAGGAATAGACCGCAATGGTCAAACCGGTCCTAAATCTGTAAAATGGACCTCCAAATATGGAAGCATCATTAGTTCTAGTTGGGATATTGCTTCTGCAGACGGAATGAACGAAAAAGGATTGGTAGCCAACATGTTATGGCTAGGGGAATCTCAATATCCAAAATTCGATCCTAAAGGAGGAAAAAAGGGACTTGCCATCTCTTTATGGGCACAATATTATCTTGATAACTTCTCAACGGTAAAAGAAGCCGTAGAGTTTTCAAAAAAAGAACCCTTCGTTGTAGTAAGTGATTATATTCCGGGAACCGAAAGATTTACAACCATTCACCTTTCTATTTCTGATGCTACAGGAGATAACGCCGTATTTGAATATATTAATGGAAAACTGGTTATTCACCATGATCCTTCTTACACGGTAATGACCAACTCTCCTATTTTTGAAGAGCAGCTTGCACTTAACAATTACTGGAAAGGAATTCCGGGAACAGTAATGCTTCCGGGAACCAATCGCGCTGCCGATCGTTTTGTAAGAGCTTCTTATTACATTAACGCAATTCCAAAAACGACTGATCCCCGTACTGCTGTAGCCAGCGTATTCGGTGTCATCAGAAACTGTTCCGTACCGTACGGGATCACTTCACCTACAGAGCCTAATATTTCTTCTACAAGATGGCGTTCTGTTTCGGACCAAAAGAACCTGGTGTATTATTTTGAAACCGTTTTTACCCCCAACACATTCTGGGTAGATCTTAAAGATTTTGACCTAAGCGCAAAAGGAAAAGTGATGAAACTGGACCTGAGCAACTATCAGACCTACAACGGTAAATCAAATACCAATTTCAAAGAAACTCCATCTTTCAAATTCTTAGGCTTAGAATAA
- a CDS encoding ATP-binding protein gives MNFIECHEEPIHIPGSIQSFGYLIGIDAESHSITFLSQNLSDIFKIGSLNELFDRKLTDFPESFQNIIESDIYTSLNRFTRRENETYFDKIFIDKKEYHFSVFRSGGHIFLEFEEVLINPDKRISNKYDNFYVIDNEQELWNHLLETLSKVVNYDRTMVYKFMMDGSGKVIAEKKNEEMESFLGLHYPESDIPKQARELYLKKRKRIFSNVYADTVPILSTTNKNIDLSFSASRAMSPIHGQYLKNSGVSSSFSISIIIDNHLWGLVTCQNVKPKHIDLEDRVQAGIFTALASNAYSSFKSKNELNYRLELNERISDLKTEFLKHNHLFDSLWENKAEIMNLPEADGLAIVSDENIITEGIIPAMDSISRIVHWALENTSDRIYVNRSFLKNYGEKLGLSENAAGIIIYFIERDKNEMLIWFRKEFNEHIDWAGNPEKKIGVFSQNGEDRQMISPRTSFRIFTENIKGHSKRWNSRNVSAVQAVRDLILETSHKNYNAIKRLNDELKKVNEELDSFSYTISHDLGTPLTVMKLNAQMLLGNLSDGSEKSKTKINTIIDEIDSIAEMMQDVLQLSRAKHSEIQLESLKTGNTIQKISDNAKITYGSPRSEIIIKECPDVLGDKTLLHQVFLNIINNAVKYSSHKEQPKVEIEGTEDGQTIVYRISDNGIGIPEEEKHKMFKIFNRMDNAKKFKGNGIGLSIVHRIMKRIGGNIDYESNKEGTSFILTFKKPYI, from the coding sequence ATGAATTTTATAGAATGTCATGAAGAACCTATCCATATTCCAGGCTCTATACAAAGTTTTGGTTATCTGATTGGCATTGATGCAGAATCTCACTCCATTACTTTTTTAAGCCAGAATCTATCGGATATTTTTAAAATCGGAAGCTTGAATGAGCTATTTGATAGAAAGCTTACGGATTTCCCAGAAAGTTTTCAGAATATTATAGAGTCAGATATTTACACTTCACTGAATCGTTTTACCAGACGGGAAAATGAAACCTATTTTGATAAGATCTTTATAGATAAAAAAGAATACCATTTTTCTGTTTTCAGAAGTGGTGGGCATATCTTCTTGGAATTTGAAGAAGTTCTGATTAATCCTGATAAAAGGATTTCCAATAAATATGATAACTTTTATGTTATTGATAATGAACAGGAACTTTGGAATCACCTTTTGGAAACACTTTCTAAAGTAGTGAATTATGACCGGACAATGGTGTATAAGTTTATGATGGATGGCTCCGGAAAAGTCATTGCAGAGAAGAAAAATGAAGAAATGGAAAGTTTTCTCGGACTTCATTATCCTGAATCAGATATTCCTAAACAGGCACGGGAGCTTTATCTTAAAAAGAGAAAAAGAATATTCAGTAATGTGTATGCTGATACAGTCCCGATTTTGAGTACAACGAATAAAAATATTGATCTTAGTTTTTCTGCATCACGGGCAATGTCTCCTATTCATGGGCAATACCTTAAAAATTCAGGGGTTTCTTCCAGTTTCAGTATATCGATTATTATTGATAATCACCTTTGGGGGCTGGTAACCTGTCAGAATGTAAAACCTAAACATATTGATCTTGAAGACCGGGTTCAGGCTGGAATTTTTACGGCCTTGGCATCTAATGCTTATTCTTCTTTTAAATCAAAAAATGAACTGAATTATCGTCTTGAACTGAATGAAAGAATTTCTGATCTTAAAACGGAATTTTTAAAACATAATCATTTATTTGATTCTCTGTGGGAGAATAAAGCAGAGATCATGAATCTACCGGAAGCAGACGGTCTTGCGATTGTATCTGATGAAAATATAATCACTGAAGGGATTATTCCGGCAATGGATTCTATCAGCAGGATTGTGCACTGGGCATTGGAAAATACGAGTGACAGAATTTACGTTAACCGCAGCTTTCTTAAAAACTATGGTGAGAAATTGGGATTATCAGAAAATGCAGCCGGAATTATCATTTATTTTATTGAAAGAGATAAAAATGAGATGCTGATCTGGTTCCGTAAAGAATTTAATGAACATATTGACTGGGCAGGAAATCCGGAAAAGAAAATAGGCGTGTTTTCTCAAAATGGAGAAGACAGACAGATGATTTCTCCAAGAACCTCATTCCGCATTTTTACTGAAAATATTAAAGGGCATTCCAAAAGATGGAATTCCAGAAATGTAAGTGCGGTACAGGCTGTAAGAGATCTTATTCTAGAAACTTCTCATAAGAATTATAATGCCATCAAAAGGCTCAATGATGAGCTTAAAAAAGTGAATGAAGAACTCGATAGTTTTTCCTACACTATTTCTCACGATTTGGGAACTCCTTTGACTGTTATGAAACTGAATGCCCAAATGCTTTTGGGAAATCTTTCCGATGGTTCTGAAAAAAGCAAAACCAAGATTAATACAATCATTGACGAGATCGACAGCATCGCTGAAATGATGCAGGATGTCTTGCAACTCAGCCGGGCCAAGCATAGTGAAATACAACTGGAAAGCTTGAAAACCGGTAATACAATTCAAAAGATCTCTGATAATGCCAAGATCACTTACGGAAGTCCGAGAAGTGAAATTATTATTAAAGAGTGCCCAGATGTTTTGGGTGATAAAACATTACTTCATCAGGTATTTCTGAATATTATCAATAATGCGGTCAAATATTCATCTCATAAAGAGCAGCCGAAAGTAGAAATTGAAGGAACGGAAGACGGACAAACTATTGTTTACAGAATTTCAGACAATGGGATTGGTATTCCTGAGGAGGAGAAACATAAGATGTTTAAAATCTTCAATCGAATGGATAATGCCAAGAAATTCAAAGGAAATGGGATAGGGTTATCCATTGTACACCGTATTATGAAAAGGATAGGTGGAAATATAGATTATGAGAGTAATAAAGAAGGAACTTCATTCATTTTAACGTTTAAAAAGCCTTACATTTGA
- a CDS encoding malate dehydrogenase: protein MKVTVVGAGAVGASCAEYIAMKNFCSEVVLVDIKEGFAEGKAMDLMQTASLNGFDTKITGTTGDYSKTAGSHVAVITSGIPRKPGMTREELIGINAGIVKEVTENLVKHSPEVIIIVVSNPMDTMAYLVHKTSGLPKHKIIGMGGALDSARFKYRLAEALEAPISDVDGMVIAAHSDTGMLPLLSKATRNGVPVTEFLSEDQQKYVIEETKVGGATLTKLLGTSAWYAPGAAVSVMVQAIACDQKKMIPCSLMLEGEYGQNDICLGVPAIIGANGVESIVNVTLTAEEQLKFAEAANAVREVNGDLKF, encoded by the coding sequence ATGAAAGTAACTGTAGTAGGTGCAGGCGCTGTAGGAGCAAGCTGTGCGGAATACATCGCGATGAAGAACTTCTGTTCAGAAGTAGTTTTGGTAGACATTAAAGAAGGATTTGCTGAAGGTAAGGCAATGGATTTGATGCAAACAGCATCGCTTAACGGATTCGATACAAAAATTACCGGAACAACAGGAGATTACAGTAAAACTGCAGGTTCTCATGTAGCAGTAATCACTTCAGGGATTCCAAGAAAACCTGGAATGACAAGAGAAGAATTGATCGGTATCAATGCTGGTATCGTGAAAGAAGTTACGGAAAACTTAGTAAAACATTCTCCGGAAGTAATCATTATTGTGGTTTCTAACCCAATGGATACTATGGCTTATTTAGTACACAAAACTTCAGGTCTTCCTAAGCACAAAATCATCGGAATGGGTGGTGCATTAGACTCTGCAAGATTCAAATACAGATTAGCTGAAGCATTAGAAGCTCCAATTTCTGATGTGGACGGTATGGTAATCGCTGCTCACAGTGATACAGGAATGCTACCATTATTGAGCAAAGCTACAAGAAATGGAGTTCCAGTAACTGAGTTCTTAAGTGAAGATCAACAAAAATATGTAATCGAAGAAACGAAAGTAGGAGGTGCTACTCTTACTAAATTATTAGGAACTTCTGCTTGGTATGCACCAGGTGCAGCTGTTTCTGTAATGGTTCAGGCTATTGCATGTGACCAAAAGAAAATGATCCCTTGTTCATTAATGCTTGAAGGAGAATACGGTCAAAACGATATCTGCTTAGGAGTTCCGGCAATCATTGGAGCAAACGGAGTAGAATCAATCGTAAATGTAACATTGACTGCTGAAGAGCAATTGAAATTCGCTGAAGCTGCTAATGCAGTAAGAGAAGTGAACGGAGATCTTAAATTCTAA
- a CDS encoding putative glycolipid-binding domain-containing protein: MKTLIWQGIAFQSLEYFSLKENDKGSIIESRIIGYYESKMYTVDYQLIIDINWNIQEFIIKSEVNTVKNELTGRKLQDGWEINNVINPDFKEFPFIDISLTPFTNTLPINNLTLAENDARKIQVIYIDVLNNLVKPVTQQYTRIAPHTYHYDNLQSDFEADILVDDNGLVVNYPGLFEKIAEFS; encoded by the coding sequence ATGAAAACATTGATCTGGCAAGGAATTGCTTTTCAATCCCTGGAATATTTCAGTCTTAAAGAAAATGATAAAGGTTCAATCATAGAATCAAGAATTATTGGTTACTATGAAAGTAAAATGTATACTGTAGATTATCAATTAATCATCGATATTAATTGGAATATCCAGGAATTTATCATCAAATCTGAAGTCAACACGGTTAAAAATGAATTAACCGGTAGAAAATTACAGGACGGATGGGAGATCAACAATGTAATTAATCCCGATTTTAAAGAATTTCCCTTCATTGATATCTCATTAACTCCTTTTACGAATACCTTGCCCATCAACAACCTTACATTGGCTGAAAACGATGCCCGGAAAATCCAGGTCATTTATATTGATGTTCTGAATAACCTGGTAAAACCGGTGACTCAGCAATATACCAGAATTGCTCCCCATACTTATCATTATGACAATCTTCAAAGCGATTTTGAGGCTGACATTTTAGTCGATGATAATGGTTTGGTAGTCAATTATCCTGGATTATTTGAAAAAATTGCTGAATTTTCTTAA